The Terriglobales bacterium region CGAAAGAGGGATCGCATTCGCCATCGCGGCATAACCGTCCGGCGAGGGATGCAAATGATCTCCGGAATCGAATGCGGGTTTGAGCCTCTCCGGGTGCTCGGGATCGCGGGTTACCTTGTCAAGATCAATGACAGAATCGAAATGCCCAGGCGCGCGAATCCATGCGTTGATGGCTTCTCGATCGGCTTCCGCTGCCGTACCCGGATGGTAATAACCCGATCCGACGAACGGCAGAATCGTCGCACCAAAGACCTTAATGCCGTGCGTGTGCGCACGAGTAATCATCTGCTCGTAGGCGGCAGTGATGTGATGAACCAGAGCATCGTGCTCTGCAGCCGGAACTTCGCGTTCGCGCGACAGCGTTCCGATGTCGTTGATGCCTTCGAGAACGATAAGGTAGCGAGCGCCGGGCTGGGCGAGCACGTCATGATCGAAGCGGGCCAGAGCGTTTGGTCCGAGGCCGTCGAGCAGAATGCGGTTGCCGCCGATTCCATGATTCAGAACCGCAACCTCTCTCGTCGCGGCGCTTGCCTGCAGGCGTTTGGCGAGCACATCGGGCCAGCGATTATTCGCGTCGGTGGTTGCGCCGTGACCGTCGGTAATCGAATCTCCCAATGTGACTACAGCAACGGCTGCTGGCGGAGCTGAAACGTCGATTCCCGAAATGAAATACCAATGCTCCACCTTCTGCGCGTCCCCAAGTTCCGCTTCGGAAACATGATCGCCATGGCTTACATAGGATGTGGCGCGAGAACCCGGATGTCCGGTCTCCTCTGCCGGAGGAGTCTCCAAGTGCAGCGAGATCGCAATATCGGCGAATGGTGCAGCACGAAATTCGATTGGATCTGAGACGTAATCGGCTCCTGCCGGAATCGTCACGTCAGCACTCCCGGAAAACGTGAGCGCCTTGTCGGTCGCCGTATCGATTTTCGAAGATGCGGCGGCAACTGATCGAGCGATGTGTAGGGATACGAATCGCAGTGGAGCTGTTCCAAACCGGTTCGAGAGATGCACGCGCAACTTCGTCCCGCCTAACGAGAGATGAACGATCTGCCGGAGAGTGCAGTCGCGAAGGTCATCCTGGCTCAAAGCATTGTGCGGTTCGACGAGCTGCTGTGAAGCCGCCCACGAGCCGACCCAATGCGATGGCGCAGCTAGTAAGGGAGAAGATACGCATACATATACCGCGACCGCGATCAGGATCTGCTGAACTCGCCTGGATAGCTGCACGATTCATACCTCCTTCAATCTGTTCTGAACCCTGTCCATTCCGTCCAATGAAAATCGAAAAGCGCGCCGGTGCAGTCTTGACAACGTCCGAACCGTTTACATAAAGTTCGAGGCGCGAATTTAATCTTAGCAGCTCTCAATCGTTTTAGTAGTTGGAATCGGTTGCATGCGGCGCATTGATTTCACCAACACGCAGGTAGCTTCGAGCGAGACCGCGCGCGACATCAATCGCAGCGTCGTTTTGAATCTGATTCGTCGCCGCCAGCCGATCTCACGCG contains the following coding sequences:
- a CDS encoding SGNH/GDSL hydrolase family protein, with protein sequence MQLSRRVQQILIAVAVYVCVSSPLLAAPSHWVGSWAASQQLVEPHNALSQDDLRDCTLRQIVHLSLGGTKLRVHLSNRFGTAPLRFVSLHIARSVAAASSKIDTATDKALTFSGSADVTIPAGADYVSDPIEFRAAPFADIAISLHLETPPAEETGHPGSRATSYVSHGDHVSEAELGDAQKVEHWYFISGIDVSAPPAAVAVVTLGDSITDGHGATTDANNRWPDVLAKRLQASAATREVAVLNHGIGGNRILLDGLGPNALARFDHDVLAQPGARYLIVLEGINDIGTLSREREVPAAEHDALVHHITAAYEQMITRAHTHGIKVFGATILPFVGSGYYHPGTAAEADREAINAWIRAPGHFDSVIDLDKVTRDPEHPERLKPAFDSGDHLHPSPDGYAAMANAIPLSLFTGNSESRRHAARK